GAACAAACCACCTTTTATGCAGAATACAACAGCAGGGGGAAAGGGGCTAACCCTTTAGCCAGAGTGAAATGGTCAAAACAACTGAGCGATGAGGAAGCTGCCGCTTATACCCTTGAAAATGTTTTTACCAGAAATTCGGTTTGCATTCCTGTGGTAGGAAGTTGGAACCCTTTAAAGTAAATGGTGTATTAAATTTTAATAGCTGTACCTTTTATAGAATTACATATTTAAAAATGGCTCCACAATGAACTCGGCCCTGATATAGTTTATATTATTAAAACCTGCAGCAAACAGCAAAAATTAAAATAATTTCAACCATGAATAATCTTAAAAAATCGGGAATATTATTTATCCTAAGTATCCTCTTATGTTTAATGGCATTCAGGCCCCAGGGGAAACCCTGGTCAGTCAGAATGGCCAATTCGGAGATGAAACGGTTTCCCCAAAGCTGGATGCTTGACAATTCCGCCAAGCCGAAATGGGGATATTGTCAGGGATTGGTTTGCAGGGCCATGATGGAAACCAGTAAGGCTACAGGGAACAAGAAGTTTTTTGCTTATGCCAAGAGTTATGCAGATACCTTGATCTCAGCTGAGGGGACAATTAAAACCTATCAGATTCAGGATTATAACCTCGATCAGATCAATGCGGGCAGAATATTGTTTGATCTTTACCGTCAAACCGGGGGAAAGAAATACCTCAAAGCCCTGGAAACATTGCGTGATCAGGTTCGTAACCAGCCCCGCACATCGGAAGGCGGTTTCTGGCACAAAAAGATCTACCCTTATCAGATGTGGCTGGATGGCCTTTATATG
This genomic stretch from Bacteroidota bacterium harbors:
- a CDS encoding pectinesterase family protein; translation: EQTTFYAEYNSRGKGANPLARVKWSKQLSDEEAAAYTLENVFTRNSVCIPVVGSWNPLK